In Sulfurisphaera javensis, a single genomic region encodes these proteins:
- a CDS encoding VIT1/CCC1 transporter family protein, translated as MENKNLEEPVIHYTHEADTFRTRVFGIQDGLIGVGAIALGAAGYSQDPLLVLVTGLIATIAQAFSMGIGEYISTRVRNQIIQNEIRKERYEIEKYPEKEKEELKQFYLSKGLSENEAEEIAVRLMKNKDIVLHEMMIHELKLFPEEFESPGKLGLIMAMYLIIGGLIPLLPFIVSVFVKIPFMISVVISVILVLLTLGVFGLMTTKYTGLSKWRGALEQIGTGLIALVGSYIGGLIIGYFIPIHVAI; from the coding sequence ATGGAAAATAAAAACCTTGAAGAGCCAGTAATCCATTATACTCATGAAGCTGATACTTTCAGAACAAGGGTTTTCGGAATACAAGATGGGTTAATTGGAGTAGGTGCAATAGCTCTTGGAGCAGCTGGTTATTCTCAAGATCCACTGCTAGTATTAGTAACTGGATTAATAGCAACTATTGCTCAAGCATTTTCTATGGGAATTGGAGAATATATATCTACTAGAGTAAGAAATCAAATTATTCAGAATGAAATTAGAAAAGAGCGTTATGAAATAGAGAAATACCCAGAGAAAGAAAAAGAAGAATTAAAACAATTTTATTTAAGTAAAGGGTTGTCAGAAAATGAGGCTGAAGAGATTGCTGTAAGGTTAATGAAAAATAAAGATATAGTTCTTCATGAGATGATGATTCATGAATTAAAACTTTTCCCGGAGGAATTTGAAAGCCCAGGAAAGCTTGGGTTAATAATGGCTATGTACCTCATTATAGGAGGATTAATTCCTTTATTACCATTTATTGTATCAGTATTTGTAAAAATACCTTTCATGATATCTGTGGTTATTTCAGTAATTTTAGTATTACTCACATTAGGTGTATTTGGATTAATGACAACTAAATATACTGGCTTAAGCAAATGGAGAGGTGCTTTAGAACAAATTGGGACTGGTTTAATAGCTTTAGTAGGGAGTTATATTGGGGGATTAATAATTGGATACTTTATACCAATTCATGTTGCAATTTAA